The following coding sequences are from one Patescibacteria group bacterium window:
- a CDS encoding class I tRNA ligase family protein, whose protein sequence is MANAASPQKPAQQPTPFPAMEEEVLDLWDKQQVFQKTLAQTKAGKPFVFFEGPPTANGKPGIHHVLARVYKDVIVRYQTMRGRYVERKAGWDTHGLPVELQVEKQLKISGKQQIESLVPGNPTASIEKFNNACKESVMQFRNDFEVLTRRIGFWLDMANPYVTYDPAYIESVWSILKTVWDKQLMYKGHKVVPHCPRCETTLSSHEVAQGYKSVVDTSVYVQYKVQSSPNAEIQKCIDDKDNVFILSWTTTPWTLPGNVALAVGKAITYVLVKHDGVLRIVAKDRLVVLGEDVKVQAEFSGESMVGTVYEPLFAGAVDKGSSTTAWTVLAADFVTTTDGTGVVHTAVMYGEDDYQLGKAMGLPMQHTVDQSGKFLPTVTKWAGRFVKSKDVEAGIIQDLQDRGLLFRAEPHTHDYPFCWRCDTPLLYYAKDSWFIKMSALRDQLLKNNDDITWVPGHLKQGRFGEWLREVKDWAISRERYWGTPLPIWECQQCKHQEMVGSYADLQAKASTWPYSAPERQIFVMRHGEAQGNLTGTAHTYIETDVNDLTDAGKAQARATAEKLHGKVDLIVTSDFLRAKQTAAMVKEMLGGDVQVIEEPRLREIQVHEHEGKRWEAIFQLMGGNVARVDKRHGNAETLREVAIRVREAVDAYLNAFPDKSILFISHGDPLLAFEWLLSGQGPEMIEHPTYLKTGAYREVTVHSIQLNPHRPYIDDVQLACPKCQGTMVRIPEVIDVWFDAGSMPFAQWHYPFANQERVDQGTNFPAEYISEGIDQTRGWFYTLLAISTLLGRGAPYRNVISLGHIMDAKGKKMSKSKGNIVVPAAVIDQYGADALRLYMFTMSQAGEPKNFDVQGVDEVVKKTLLIYWNVVTFATTYVPKELWGNAVAAPTNVLDQWVLARLGQVTQIVTEKLEAFDPTTAGRALRDFITDLSTWYLRRSRDRLRPGESFSTEAGATLVSVIRATAVLLAPFAPFIAEKVYQTLRQEADPESVHLVPWPAAQPYDEKVLTNMTQVQKIVELGHAIRKEQNLKIRQPLATLGTSVQLPEAYHDILASEMNVLQITAGVAIPAAFAQKTAGEVTVGLDTQLTEELQHQGLVRELARHVNDLRKTAGFTVQDVVDVEWQTDDATLQHAFTEHAKELQELTRSNTIRAGSVTNVASKKELLLGGARVTFGIRKP, encoded by the coding sequence ATGGCCAACGCAGCATCACCGCAGAAACCAGCGCAGCAACCCACGCCCTTCCCCGCAATGGAGGAAGAGGTTTTAGATTTGTGGGATAAGCAGCAGGTCTTCCAGAAAACCTTGGCGCAAACCAAAGCGGGGAAGCCTTTCGTCTTTTTTGAAGGGCCACCAACGGCGAATGGCAAGCCCGGCATTCACCATGTGCTGGCGCGTGTGTACAAAGACGTCATTGTCCGCTACCAGACTATGCGCGGCAGGTACGTGGAACGCAAGGCTGGCTGGGACACGCACGGTCTCCCAGTGGAATTGCAAGTGGAGAAGCAGCTGAAAATCTCTGGCAAGCAGCAGATTGAGAGTTTGGTTCCAGGTAATCCAACGGCCAGCATTGAGAAGTTCAACAATGCGTGCAAAGAGAGCGTGATGCAATTCCGGAATGACTTTGAAGTGCTCACCCGGCGGATTGGTTTTTGGCTGGACATGGCCAACCCCTACGTTACCTACGATCCAGCGTATATCGAAAGTGTCTGGTCCATTCTGAAAACCGTGTGGGACAAGCAGCTCATGTACAAAGGCCACAAAGTGGTGCCGCATTGCCCACGGTGTGAAACCACACTGTCCAGCCACGAAGTAGCGCAGGGGTACAAGAGCGTGGTGGATACGTCTGTTTATGTGCAATACAAGGTACAGAGCAGTCCCAATGCAGAAATCCAAAAATGTATTGATGATAAGGACAATGTTTTCATTCTCTCCTGGACAACCACACCGTGGACGCTGCCTGGTAACGTTGCTCTGGCAGTTGGAAAAGCAATCACCTACGTTTTGGTGAAGCACGATGGTGTGCTACGCATTGTCGCGAAAGACCGCCTAGTCGTTCTGGGTGAGGATGTGAAAGTCCAAGCGGAGTTTTCTGGCGAGAGTATGGTTGGCACCGTCTACGAGCCACTGTTTGCTGGGGCAGTCGACAAAGGTTCGTCCACCACTGCCTGGACGGTCTTGGCTGCAGATTTCGTCACCACCACGGACGGCACGGGCGTGGTACACACCGCCGTGATGTACGGTGAAGACGACTACCAACTTGGGAAAGCCATGGGTTTGCCCATGCAGCACACGGTTGACCAGAGCGGAAAGTTTTTACCAACCGTTACCAAGTGGGCGGGAAGGTTTGTGAAGAGTAAAGACGTGGAAGCTGGGATTATCCAAGATCTGCAAGACCGGGGGTTACTGTTCCGCGCTGAACCGCACACGCACGACTACCCCTTCTGTTGGCGTTGCGATACGCCGCTGCTGTACTACGCGAAAGATAGCTGGTTCATTAAAATGTCTGCGTTGCGCGACCAGCTCCTGAAGAATAACGACGACATCACCTGGGTGCCGGGTCATTTGAAGCAAGGCCGGTTTGGGGAGTGGCTGCGTGAGGTGAAAGACTGGGCAATTTCTCGGGAACGGTACTGGGGCACGCCGCTGCCCATTTGGGAGTGCCAGCAGTGCAAGCACCAGGAAATGGTGGGCAGCTACGCTGACCTGCAAGCCAAGGCATCAACCTGGCCGTACTCTGCGCCCGAGCGCCAAATTTTTGTGATGCGCCACGGTGAGGCACAGGGTAATCTCACCGGGACTGCACACACCTACATTGAAACCGATGTGAACGATCTGACCGACGCAGGAAAAGCACAGGCACGTGCCACCGCGGAAAAGCTCCACGGGAAAGTTGACCTCATTGTGACATCTGATTTTTTACGCGCAAAGCAAACTGCAGCGATGGTGAAGGAAATGCTGGGTGGTGATGTACAGGTCATTGAGGAACCTCGCTTGCGTGAAATCCAAGTGCATGAACATGAGGGAAAGCGCTGGGAAGCAATTTTTCAGCTGATGGGCGGAAATGTGGCGCGGGTAGATAAGCGGCATGGGAATGCCGAAACCCTGCGGGAAGTTGCCATCCGCGTACGAGAAGCGGTGGATGCTTACCTCAACGCCTTTCCAGACAAGAGCATTCTCTTCATTTCGCATGGTGATCCACTGCTGGCTTTTGAATGGTTGCTGTCTGGCCAAGGTCCAGAGATGATTGAGCACCCAACCTACTTGAAAACGGGCGCGTACCGCGAAGTGACCGTCCACAGTATCCAACTGAATCCTCACCGACCATACATTGATGATGTGCAACTCGCCTGTCCAAAATGTCAGGGGACAATGGTTCGCATACCAGAAGTGATTGACGTGTGGTTTGACGCCGGGTCTATGCCCTTTGCCCAGTGGCATTACCCCTTTGCAAACCAGGAGCGGGTTGACCAAGGCACGAACTTCCCGGCCGAGTACATTTCCGAAGGCATTGACCAGACACGCGGCTGGTTCTACACCCTGCTGGCTATTAGCACTTTGCTGGGCCGGGGCGCACCGTACCGCAACGTCATTTCCCTGGGGCATATCATGGACGCGAAGGGGAAGAAAATGTCCAAGTCCAAAGGCAACATTGTTGTGCCTGCAGCAGTGATTGACCAGTATGGCGCAGATGCGTTGCGGCTATACATGTTCACCATGAGCCAGGCCGGGGAGCCAAAGAACTTTGACGTACAGGGTGTGGATGAGGTAGTGAAGAAAACCTTGCTCATCTACTGGAATGTGGTTACTTTTGCGACCACCTACGTGCCCAAGGAGCTGTGGGGGAATGCTGTCGCAGCACCAACCAATGTGCTGGATCAATGGGTGCTGGCCCGGCTGGGGCAGGTTACGCAGATAGTGACGGAAAAGTTGGAAGCCTTTGATCCAACTACCGCTGGCCGCGCCTTGCGAGATTTCATTACTGACCTTTCTACCTGGTACCTCCGCCGCAGCCGCGATCGTTTGCGGCCAGGGGAAAGTTTCTCCACCGAAGCCGGGGCAACCCTCGTTTCGGTAATTCGCGCCACTGCGGTGTTGCTTGCGCCTTTTGCGCCGTTCATTGCGGAAAAAGTGTACCAGACCTTGCGGCAGGAAGCAGACCCCGAGAGCGTGCACCTGGTTCCGTGGCCTGCAGCGCAACCGTATGATGAAAAAGTGCTGACCAACATGACCCAGGTTCAGAAGATTGTTGAGCTGGGTCACGCCATTCGGAAAGAGCAGAATTTAAAAATCCGTCAGCCGCTGGCCACGTTGGGAACGTCGGTGCAACTTCCGGAGGCGTACCACGACATTCTCGCCAGTGAAATGAATGTGCTGCAGATCACGGCGGGCGTTGCGATACCCGCAGCCTTTGCTCAAAAAACTGCTGGTGAGGTAACCGTTGGTTTGGATACGCAGCTCACCGAAGAATTACAGCACCAAGGTCTGGTGCGTGAACTGGCGCGGCATGTGAATGATTTGCGAAAAACCGCCGGCTTCACCGTGCAGGACGTGGTGGATGTGGAATGGCAGACTGATGATGCAACACTCCAGCACGCGTTCACTGAGCACGCCAAAGAACTGCAAGAGCTGACGCGCAGCAATACCATTCGCGCGGGTTCGGTAACCAACGTTGCGAGCAAGAAAGAGCTGCTCTTGGGTGGCGCGCGGGTAACCTTTGGCATTCGCAAGCCATGA
- the recO gene encoding DNA repair protein RecO — translation MSLVDVRGVVLGRKDVREDSRLYTIFTQERGKVEFFGRGIRKGKAKLGGHLEPGAVVRCTVAPGKTGETITAVERSHAPTSAQQSLAHVASLTFLLGVTDAITKPEAPDAPLASFLEEALSALESLPVTLALHARFRMWVAWHIFSAVGVVPDTTHCSHCRKPLVGDARFSKHHGGWVGQECANLDPTAFPVPAQVRDFTHALTRESWAMIADQNITPVIETDAARVTQAELHHVAERAIPVERFVAFTRALG, via the coding sequence ATGAGCTTGGTGGATGTCCGCGGCGTGGTCCTGGGGCGGAAGGATGTTCGCGAAGACAGCCGGCTGTACACCATCTTCACCCAGGAGCGGGGCAAGGTGGAATTTTTTGGCCGTGGGATTCGGAAAGGGAAAGCCAAGTTGGGTGGGCACCTGGAACCTGGCGCAGTGGTTCGCTGCACCGTCGCACCCGGGAAAACTGGGGAGACCATCACGGCCGTGGAACGCTCGCACGCGCCAACCAGCGCGCAGCAGTCTTTGGCGCACGTGGCCAGTTTAACTTTTCTGCTTGGGGTTACTGACGCTATAACCAAACCCGAAGCGCCGGATGCGCCGCTCGCTTCATTCTTGGAAGAGGCGCTGAGCGCGTTGGAATCACTCCCCGTAACTCTAGCCCTACACGCACGTTTCCGCATGTGGGTGGCGTGGCACATTTTTTCCGCAGTTGGCGTGGTGCCAGACACTACTCATTGCTCGCATTGCCGCAAACCCTTGGTGGGGGATGCGCGCTTTTCCAAGCACCATGGCGGGTGGGTAGGGCAGGAGTGCGCGAACCTGGACCCCACAGCCTTTCCCGTGCCTGCCCAGGTGCGGGACTTCACCCATGCGCTCACGCGGGAGAGCTGGGCAATGATCGCTGATCAGAACATTACTCCCGTAATCGAAACAGACGCAGCACGCGTGACCCAAGCTGAGCTTCATCATGTCGCTGAGCGAGCCATTCCCGTGGAACGCTTCGTGGCTTTCACCCGGGCGCTGGGGTAA